Proteins encoded in a region of the Leishmania donovani BPK282A1 complete genome, chromosome 14 genome:
- a CDS encoding exosome complex exonuclease, putative gives MSSSVVIVGDSICGGDADQKLSTSSEEVYLRGFNTFAGNNPSDVALLHEGAGEIVAAISGHIEVTERVISVKGLVPRYQPEIGDVVVGRILEVSGNKWQVDVNSTQTAIMLLSSVTEPGGILRRRGRGDELGMRQIFDQDDLVAAEVQRISPDGVMSLHTRAAEKYGLLSGPGILVTVRPSLVKRAKHQFAELANYRTQLIIGMNGNIWICSLQPSASDAEETEHATDARQNVARVANCIKALGAAQVQIHPASIEASVAASLEAGLSVFDVSLSKHRDALVARVADMVGLQHRRPAGGGASARTLV, from the coding sequence ATGTCATCCAGCGTTGTGATTGTGGGTGACTCCATCtgtggaggcgatgcggaTCAGAAGCTGAGCACGAGCTCCGAAGAAGTGTATCTTCGTGGATTTAACACCTTTGCGGGGAATAATCCCAGTGACGTGGCTCTGCTCCACGAAGGAGCTGGCGAAATCGTGGCTGCTATCAGTGGGCACATAGAGGTGACCGAACGCGTGATTTCGGTGAAGGGTCTGGTGCCGCGGTACCAACCGGAAATCGGGGATGTTGTAGTCGGGCGCATCTTGGAAGTTTCAGGAAACAAGTGGCAAGTTGATGTGAACTCAACTCAAACCGCGATTATGCTGCTTTCAAGCGTAACGGAGCCTGGAGGCATACTGCGGCGTCGAGGCCGCGGTGACGAGCTCGGGATGCGCCAGATCTTCGACCAAGATGATCTGGTTGCGGCAGAGGTTCAACGCATCTCTCCCGATGGTGTGATGTcactgcacacacgcgcagcggaGAAATATGGTCTGCTGTCGGGACCGGGTATTTTGGTGACTGTTCGTCCCTCTTTGGTGAAACGCGCAAAGCACCAGTTTGCAGAACTTGCGAACTACCGCACGCAGCTGATCATCGGCATGAATGGTAACATATGGATTTGCTCATTGCAACCCTCTGCTagcgacgcggaggagacggagcACGCCACTGACGCACGTCAAAACGTGGCGCGTGTTGCAAACTGCATCAAAGCACTAGGAGCGGCGCAAGTCCAGATTCACCCAGCATCGATAGAGGCCAGTGTTGCGGCGTCATTAGAGGCAGGTTTGTCGGTGTTTGATGTTTCGCTTTCAAAGCACAGAGATGCACTTGTGGCACGCGTTGCTGATATGGTGGGATTGCAACACCGTCGCcctgctggcggcggtgcttcCGCGCGAACGCTTGTGTAG
- a CDS encoding phosphatidylinositol 3-kinase 2, putative translates to MSLRVRLRVPKQWDRFQVNIDEELQQEELSRTLTEREIDDFNRRNLHSVSELSDHLRLLVFGSDECVTCSEDICAAVEYIVGPQRRWNSSCDEVCEFRRAISRAYLNEWKAFQSVHPSVPERLATRSLPQVFSVPPLQKAQMDLLMQMCPRNAETGDGSISMRLWYLDSAGSRCSTRRRFPFDTAADDAIRLTMSSAREFASMREKTDDTPLIFVFRVKGRNEYIYGSQPLINYRYIRHCVSKRAEIDLVVEPKEATLFAVPLFRPSYPSRTLASPSDADASKSSTSEICLWDLTSKLSIRIVGGFEKLAISASRMKDENVRDSSSLYFAVLVEAYVGTWRCCEPQITGWQLCENAKNSHSLAARVYWKDGGTVTFSIDLSNVPRELKLCFTLVASSTDRIVGARAATAEEVIAAVEENTKKTDDQGHSVFFLGTAATQLFDYAAKMRMGMWRIYLWEGKTRANPIGLNSINPDSNACTFEVEFPCFDKPVFFPSGRPPKRKEEDARRNFADREAALSSYLINNEVEQLRQLKRVLMYDPLVHLSSDDKTILWKYREMLLGQPKAMAKVMSAVNWLMPFDVYEAHCLLRRWSPLAAFDALELLDAHYADLAVREQAVEYIDKMSDYELRGCILQLVQVLKYEPYHYSALARFLLRRSLRSNHIIGHYVFWYLAAEVKNLTICERHGLLLEELIKRSPHRLDYVRQVYVCNELLKCALRVQRAPKKDRVKCLRASLAKVRFPHRFTLALNPSVECCAVDIDECKVMESKKFPLWLAFRNHLDQDEHFFIIFKSGDDLRQDLLTLQLLEFMDSLWKASGLDLHLIPYGCISTGEGVGMIEVVLNSDTIANITRREGGAQAAFNVDPIINWLRQFNHDRGEAERCLWNFVLSVAGYTVATYVLGIGDRHNDNIMLRQDGTLFHIDFGHFLGNFKTKFGIKRETAPFIFTPMYLYAMGGSSSPIFKYFVDVACRAYNALRRHSSALMMLFMLMLSTGIPELQTLEDIEWLRTVLLLNRTDEEASEHYKGLINDALGNFRTLLNDYIHIMVH, encoded by the coding sequence ATGTCGTTACGCGTACGACTACGGGTGCCCAAGCAGTGGGATAGGTTTCAGGTGAACATCGACGAGGAACTTCAGCAAGAAGAGCTCTCAAGGACTCtgacagagagggagatcgATGATTTCAACCGACGGAACCTCCACAGCGTCTCGGAGCTCAGTGATCATTTGCGCTTGCTCGTCTTTGGGAGTGATGAGTGTGTTACCTGCTCTGAGGATATTTGTGCAGCTGTCGAGTATATTGTGGGTCCGCAGCGCAGATGGAACAGTAGCTGCGATGAAGTTTGCGAGTTTCGGCGCGCAATCAGCAGAGCGTACCTGAATGAATGGAAGGCTTTTCAGTCTGTCCATCCATCGGTGCCAGAGCGCCTCGCGACACGCAGCCTGCCGCAGGTGTTTTCTGTACCTCCTCTTCAAAAGGCACAAATGGATCTTCTGATGCAGATGTGCCCGAGGAATGCGGAGACGGGAGATGGCAGCATTTCGATGCGTCTATGGTATTTAGATAGTGCAGGGTCCAGATGCTCTACGAGGCGAAGGTTTCCATTCGACACTGCCGCCGATGACGCCATCCGGCTCACGATGAGCAGCGCACGGGAGTTTGCAAGCATGAGGGAAAAAACTGATGATACGCCGCTCATCTTTGTCTTCCGTGTTAAGGGGCGAAACGAGTACATTTACGGTTCGCAGCCTCTGATAAATTATCGTTACATTCGTCACTGTGTGAGCAAGCGGGCTGAGATAGATTTGGTTGTGGAGCCTAAAGAAGCGACCCTTTTCGCAGTACCACTGTTTCGCCCGTCCTACCCGTCTCGGACCCTTGCAAGTCCTTCTGACGCAGATGCGTCGAAGTCCAGTACCTCTGAAATCTGTTTGTGGGACCTGACCAGCAAGCTCTCTATCAGGATTGTCGGCGGTTTTGAAAAGCTTGCCATCTCCGCGTCGCGCATGAAGGATGAAAACGTGCGCGACTCTTCGAGCCTGTACTTTGCAGTTCTTGTGGAGGCGTATGTTGGCACCTGGCGTTGCTGCGAACCCCAAATCACTGGCTGGCAGCTGTGCGAGAATGCAAAGAACAGCCACAGCTTAGCTGCAAGAGTGTACTGGAAGGACGGGGGAACGGTGACCTTCAGCATCGATCTGTCGAATGTGCCAAGAGAGCTAAAGCTGTGTTTTACGCTGGTGGCTTCCTCGACCGACAGAATCGTCGGTGCTCGGGCAGCCACTGCAGAGGAGGTGATTGCCGCTGTGGAAGAGAACACGAAGAAAACCGACGATCAGGGTCACTCGGTTTTTTTCTTGGGTACGGCCGCCACGCAGCTTTTCGATTACGCTGCAAAAATGCGGATGGGTATGTGGCGCATCTATCTATGGGAGGGCAAGACCCGCGCGAACCCGATTGGCTTGAACTCTATCAACCCCGATTCCAACGCGTGCACGTTCGAGGTGGAGTTCCCGTGTTTCGACAAGCCTGTTTTTTTCCCCAGTGGTCGACCTccaaagagaaaagaggaggatgCTCGACGAAACTTTGCTGACCGTGAGGCCGCCCTGAGCAGCTATCTGATCAACAACGAAGTAGAACAACTGCGCCAGCTGAAGCGGGTGCTGATGTACGATCCCCTGGTGCACCTCTCGAGTGACGACAAGACTATTCTGTGGAAGTACAGGGAGATGCTCCTAGGCCAACCAAAGGCAATGGCCAAGGTGATGAGTGCGGTGAACTGGCTGATGCCGTTCGATGTGTACGAGGCACACTGCCTTTTGCGCCGATGGTCCCCGCTGGCTGCGTTCGatgcgctggagctgcttgACGCGCATTATGCTGACTTGGCGGTTCGTGAGCAGGCGGTGGAGTACATTGATAAAATGTCGGACTATGAGCTGCGCGGTTGTATTCTGCAACTCGTGCAGGTACTCAAGTACGAGCCGTATCACTACTCTGCCTTGGCGCGTTTTCTCCTTAGGCGGTCGCTTCGCTCGAACCACATAATTGGCCACTACGTTTTTTGGTATCTAGCTGCCGAAGTCAAGAATCTGACCATTTGCGAGCGACACGGACTCCTTTTGGAGGAACTGATCAAGCGATCTCCGCACCGGTTGGACTACGTGCGGCAAGTGTACGTTTGCAACGAGCTGCTGAAGTGTGCACTGAGGGTGCAACGGGCGCCGAAGAAAGATCGTGTCAAGTGTCTGCGCGCGAGTCTCGCTAAGGTGCGATTTCCTCACCGCTTTACTCTCGCTCTGAACCCCTCAGTGGAGTGCTGCGCGGTCGATATCGATGAGTGCAAGGTCATGGAGTCGAAGAAGTTCCCGCTATGGCTTGCTTTTCGAAATCATCTCGATCAAGACGAGCACTTTTTCATCATATTCAAGTCTGGCGACGACCTCAGGCAAGACCTGCTTactctgcagctgctggagttCATGGACAGCCTGTGGAAAGCGTCCGGTCTGGACCTTCACCTCATCCCATACGGTTGCATCTCTACCGGAGAAGGCGTTGGCATGATCGAAGTGGTGTTGAACAGTGACACGATCGCCAACATCACGAGACGCGAGGGTGGGGCACAGGCTGCGTTCAACGTTGACCCGATCATAAATTGGTTACGTCAGTTCAACCATGACCGAGGTGAAGCGGAGCGGTGTCTGTGGAATTTCGTGCTTAGTGTCGCCGGCTACACGGTGGCCACCTACGTCCTGGGCATCGGTGACAGACATAATGATAACATCATGCTCCGCCAGGATGGCACCCTCTTTCACATCGATTTTGGCCACTTTCTGGGCAACTTCAAGACGAAGTTCGGCATCAAGCGTGAGACAGCGCCTTTCATTTTTACTCCCATGTACCTGTATGCGATGGGTGGGTCAAGTAGCCCGATCTTTAAGTACTTTGTGGACGTAGCATGCCGAGCGTAcaacgcgctgcggcggcacagcagcgcactTATGATGCTCTTTATGCTGATGCTCTCTACGGGCATACCGGAGCTACAAACCCTGGAAGATATCGAGTGGCTGCGCACAGTACTTCTTCTTAACCGAACCGATGAGGAAGCCTCCGAGCACTACAAAGGCCTCATCAACGACGCACTGGGCAATTTTCGCACACTGCTGAACGACTACATCCATATTATGGTGCACTGA